A section of the Streptomyces sp. NBC_01591 genome encodes:
- a CDS encoding class E sortase has translation MTARTEDEERIGESAPPPRRRGRHSVATVISVFGELLITAGLVLGLFVVYSLWWTNVLADREATKQGHTIRDRWAGGPGALDTKDGIGFLHVPSMKNGEVLVKKGTDTESLNNGIAGYYTDPVKSALPWDKKGNFTLAAHRDGHGAKFHNIDKVKTGDAVVFETKDTWYVYKVFKELPETSKYNVDVLQAVPKGSGAKKPGRYITLTTCTPVYTSKYRYIVWGELVRTEKVDKDRTKPAELR, from the coding sequence GTGACAGCGAGGACCGAGGACGAAGAGCGAATCGGCGAGTCCGCGCCCCCGCCTCGGCGCCGGGGCCGCCATTCCGTCGCGACCGTGATCAGTGTCTTCGGCGAACTGCTGATCACCGCGGGCCTGGTGCTGGGACTCTTCGTCGTCTACTCCCTCTGGTGGACGAATGTGCTCGCCGACCGTGAGGCCACCAAGCAGGGCCACACCATCCGCGACCGCTGGGCGGGCGGACCGGGCGCGCTGGACACGAAGGACGGCATCGGCTTCCTGCACGTCCCGTCGATGAAGAACGGCGAGGTGCTGGTCAAGAAGGGCACCGACACCGAGAGCCTCAACAACGGCATCGCGGGCTACTACACGGACCCGGTGAAGTCGGCCCTCCCGTGGGACAAGAAGGGCAACTTCACCCTGGCCGCCCACCGCGACGGGCACGGTGCCAAGTTCCACAACATCGACAAGGTGAAGACCGGGGACGCGGTCGTCTTCGAGACCAAGGACACCTGGTACGTCTACAAGGTCTTCAAGGAGCTTCCCGAGACGTCGAAGTACAACGTCGACGTTCTGCAGGCGGTGCCGAAGGGATCGGGCGCGAAGAAACCCGGCCGCTACATCACGCTGACGACCTGCACGCCGGTCTACACGTCGAAGTACCGCTACATCGTGTGGGGCGAGCTGGTGCGTACGGAGAAGGTGGACAAGGACCGCACGAAGCCGGCGGAGCTGCGCTAG
- a CDS encoding class E sortase produces the protein MTALRPEHDAGQDGPYEQGAYEASGAFEAAVDQLADPLNDPLPGRHASPWFRAGNIPAEAAGTPRTGRGQHRAPDGRAQTEPEAQTQAQAPRGVQSPEGAPREWYDPEGFERDWYGQQAPAPTPAPTPAPTPVASPVAGPREQPVPLPFPLDDETVGLRTADTRRLVDQAATTRRPDPAPVPDRAAGLEPGPEPDLDSAPESASDAESSAESAPDPEGTDPEPRTGGRAERRRAAKGRGRRRAEQRPETVASAATQADKPMSRIEARRAARAAKDSPAVVASRVTGELFITLGVLMLLFVTYQLWWTNVRADQYAGKEAHKIQDDWAKGDRNPGVFEAGQGFAIIHIPKLDVVAPIAEGISKEKVLDRGMVGHYGEGALRTAMPSAKQGNFSLAGHRNTHGEPFRYINRLSPGDLIVVETQGAYYTYETARTLPQTSPSNVSVIDPVPRGSGFTGPGRYITLTTCTPEFTSTYRLIVWGKMVDERPRSKGKPDALVG, from the coding sequence CAGACCCGTTGAACGATCCGCTGCCGGGGCGGCATGCCTCGCCGTGGTTCAGGGCGGGCAACATCCCGGCCGAGGCGGCCGGGACGCCGAGGACGGGGCGGGGACAGCACCGTGCCCCCGACGGACGGGCACAGACGGAACCAGAGGCGCAGACGCAGGCGCAGGCGCCGCGTGGGGTGCAGAGCCCGGAGGGGGCTCCGCGGGAGTGGTACGACCCCGAGGGGTTCGAACGGGACTGGTACGGGCAGCAGGCGCCCGCGCCGACGCCCGCGCCGACGCCCGCGCCGACGCCCGTGGCGTCGCCTGTTGCGGGGCCCCGGGAGCAGCCCGTCCCTCTTCCCTTCCCGCTCGACGACGAGACGGTCGGCCTGCGGACGGCGGACACGCGTCGCCTGGTCGATCAGGCGGCTACGACCCGGCGGCCGGATCCGGCGCCCGTACCGGACAGGGCTGCGGGTCTTGAGCCGGGCCCTGAGCCGGATCTGGATTCAGCTCCGGAATCGGCGAGCGACGCGGAGAGCTCCGCGGAGTCCGCACCGGACCCCGAAGGCACCGATCCGGAACCACGCACCGGAGGCCGCGCCGAACGCCGCCGCGCCGCCAAGGGGCGAGGCCGCCGCCGCGCCGAACAGCGGCCGGAGACGGTGGCGTCGGCCGCCACGCAGGCCGACAAGCCGATGTCACGCATCGAGGCACGGCGTGCGGCGCGCGCGGCCAAGGACAGCCCGGCCGTGGTGGCCAGCCGGGTCACCGGTGAGCTGTTCATCACGCTCGGTGTGCTGATGCTGCTCTTCGTCACCTATCAGCTGTGGTGGACGAACGTGCGCGCCGACCAGTACGCCGGCAAGGAGGCGCACAAGATCCAGGACGACTGGGCGAAGGGCGACCGCAACCCCGGCGTGTTCGAAGCGGGGCAGGGATTCGCCATCATCCACATCCCCAAGCTGGATGTGGTCGCTCCGATCGCCGAGGGCATCAGCAAGGAGAAGGTCCTCGACCGGGGCATGGTCGGCCACTACGGCGAGGGCGCGCTCCGCACCGCGATGCCGTCGGCCAAGCAGGGCAACTTCTCCCTGGCCGGCCATCGCAACACCCACGGCGAGCCGTTCCGCTACATCAACCGGCTGAGCCCCGGCGACCTGATCGTGGTCGAGACGCAGGGCGCGTACTACACGTACGAGACAGCGAGGACCCTGCCGCAGACATCGCCGTCCAACGTCTCGGTGATCGATCCGGTGCCACGCGGTTCCGGGTTCACCGGGCCGGGCCGGTACATCACTCTGACGACCTGTACGCCGGAATTCACGAGTACGTACCGTTTGATCGTCTGGGGCAAGATGGTCGACGAACGACCGCGCAGCAAGGGGAAGCCCGACGCGCTCGTGGGCTGA